The DNA sequence CATCCATACTCCTTTAACCAGTTATTATGAACATAACGCCCGGGAAAAAGGTCCTTTTCTCTTGGAACAGCTCCGGCAGGGGAAAAGCATTGCCCTGGTTTCCGATGCCGGTACCCCCGGCATTTCCGATCCGGGCACCCTGCTCATCCAGGCAGCCGTCGCTGCCGGGATCCCGGTGGTCCCGGTGCCGGGGGTGACGGCCTTCGTGACCGCCTTGTGTGTTTCCGGTTTACCGACGGACAAATTTGTCTTTGAAGGGTTCTTGCCCCGCAAGGACCGGGAGCGGAAAAAACGATTGGAGGATTTGCGCGGGGAAGAAAGAACCATCATCTTTTATGAAGCCCCGCACCGGTTGCCGGCTACCTTAAAGGCCATCGCGGAAGTAATGCCCCGGCGCCGGCTGGTGGTGGCCCGGGAATTGACCAAGCAGTATGAGGAGATTGTGCGGGGGACCCCGGCGGAATTGCGGGCCCATTTTGAGGCTCACCCGCCCAGGGGCGAATTCACCCTGCTGTTGGAGGGCCGGCCCCCGGAGGAAGCCGGGGATGAGCCGGCAGTGGAGGAAATCCCGGATCCGGCGGCCCTGATGGCCGCCTTAGAAGAGCAGGGATTCGACTGGCAAGACGCCATTAAAGAGGCGGCCAGGCGCCTGGGCGTACCCAAGCGGGAAGTCTACCGGGCCGTCAAAATAGACAAAAAAAATCAAGGCACCTCTTAGCCGGGTGCCTTGATTCATATTGAGCTACACTGCTTCGTACATAGCTTTGGCGCAGCGGGTGCAGACATTCTTGCCTTTAAAGACGTGAATGTCTTCCGCATTTCCACAAAAGACGCAAGCAGGCTCATATTTTTTAAGAATGATTTTTTCGTGGTCAACATAGATTTCCAGGGCATCTTTTTCGTCGATGCCTAGGGTTCTACGGAGCTCGATGGGAATTACCACGCGCCCAAGCTCGTCCACTTTTCTGACAATGCCTGTTGATTTCATCATGTCTCTCCCCTCCCCCAATTCAACATGATTCGACATAGTCTATCTAAATGA is a window from the Clostridia bacterium genome containing:
- a CDS encoding AbrB/MazE/SpoVT family DNA-binding domain-containing protein, which gives rise to MKSTGIVRKVDELGRVVIPIELRRTLGIDEKDALEIYVDHEKIILKKYEPACVFCGNAEDIHVFKGKNVCTRCAKAMYEAV
- the rsmI gene encoding 16S rRNA (cytidine(1402)-2'-O)-methyltransferase produces the protein MTGTLYICATPIGNLEDITLRALRVLKEVDLIAAEDTRHTRKLLHHYDIHTPLTSYYEHNAREKGPFLLEQLRQGKSIALVSDAGTPGISDPGTLLIQAAVAAGIPVVPVPGVTAFVTALCVSGLPTDKFVFEGFLPRKDRERKKRLEDLRGEERTIIFYEAPHRLPATLKAIAEVMPRRRLVVARELTKQYEEIVRGTPAELRAHFEAHPPRGEFTLLLEGRPPEEAGDEPAVEEIPDPAALMAALEEQGFDWQDAIKEAARRLGVPKREVYRAVKIDKKNQGTS